A stretch of Dietzia lutea DNA encodes these proteins:
- a CDS encoding DUF1707 SHOCT-like domain-containing protein, translating into MAEPDDLLLSDAERLHALTVLGDHYASGRLDDSQFHARSADVAAARTLGQLRGSFADLPGGTPLTSVDGLIVQSATAGGGEIVLSSSSPSSPLAPTPTGARTPATRDADADLEDLRRRGKLVESLDGVVIGLTLITFLVLQIVVDWQYAWMVWPSLVLTLGIPRLVLRFTDSDEKTYEKLKKADEKAREERLRAASERIRELGDGREKHD; encoded by the coding sequence ATGGCCGAGCCCGACGACCTGCTGCTCTCCGACGCCGAGCGGCTGCACGCCCTCACCGTGCTCGGCGACCACTACGCGTCCGGGCGCCTGGACGACTCGCAGTTCCACGCCCGGTCCGCCGACGTGGCCGCGGCCCGCACACTCGGCCAGCTGCGCGGCTCGTTCGCCGACCTACCGGGCGGGACGCCGCTGACGTCGGTCGACGGCCTGATCGTCCAGTCGGCCACGGCGGGCGGTGGCGAGATCGTGCTCTCGTCGTCGTCGCCGTCATCGCCCCTCGCGCCGACTCCCACCGGCGCGCGGACGCCGGCCACCCGCGACGCCGACGCCGATCTCGAGGACCTGCGCCGCCGCGGGAAACTGGTCGAGTCGCTGGACGGGGTGGTGATCGGACTGACGCTCATCACGTTTCTCGTCCTGCAGATCGTGGTGGACTGGCAGTACGCGTGGATGGTGTGGCCGTCGCTGGTGCTCACGCTGGGGATCCCGCGGCTGGTGCTGCGGTTCACCGATTCCGACGAGAAGACGTACGAGAAGCTGAAGAAGGCCGACGAGAAGGCGCGCGAGGAGCGCCTGCGCGCGGCGTCCGAGCGGATCCGCGAGCTGGGCGACGGGCGCGAGAAGCACGACTGA
- a CDS encoding polynucleotide kinase — protein MSRASAVLVDVDGTIAVADGRSPYDESTVSADLPNSDIIAVVRALYRDGHRLIVVSGRTEAARADTSAWLERHLGVPIDAVYLRAVGDRRPDVVVKKELYRRHIEPRYRVLCVLEDRSRVVEMWRGLGLTCLQVAPGDF, from the coding sequence GTGAGCCGCGCCTCGGCCGTCCTGGTGGACGTCGACGGCACGATCGCGGTGGCCGACGGCCGTAGTCCCTACGACGAGTCGACCGTCTCCGCCGACCTGCCGAACAGCGACATCATCGCGGTGGTGCGCGCCCTGTACCGGGATGGGCATCGGCTGATAGTGGTGTCCGGGCGCACGGAGGCCGCCCGAGCGGACACGAGTGCCTGGCTGGAGCGGCATCTCGGCGTCCCGATCGACGCCGTGTACCTGCGGGCGGTGGGGGACCGTCGGCCGGACGTCGTGGTCAAGAAGGAGCTATATCGTCGTCACATCGAGCCCCGGTACCGCGTGCTGTGCGTGCTCGAGGACCGCTCCCGAGTGGTGGAGATGTGGCGCGGTCTCGGCCTGACGTGCCTCCAGGTGGCGCCGGGCGATTTCTGA
- a CDS encoding MFS transporter, which produces MTTRTERLDGLPFTRKHRRLLFGSGIGWALDAMDVGLISFVMAALAVHWSLTPTELSWIGSIGFVGMALGAAFGGLLADKIGRRQVFAATLLVYGLATGAAALSTGVAMLIVLRFIVGLGLGAELPVASTLVSEFAPRRIRGRVVVILEGFWAVGWIMAALIGYFVVPVGDDGWRWALAVGLVPAAYALVVRFGLPESVRYLESRGRVDEAERIVRDYEASAGIEAPGAAAGAAAPATAQPDAGDAPPATAQPDAEAASAPASEAGESIWSPRLRRRTAALWIVWFGINFSYYGAFIWLPSLLVSQGFDLVRSFGYTLIITLAQLPGYAVAAWLIEVWGRRVTLAVFLVGSAVAAGLFGLADSPATIIAAGMALSFFNLGAWGALYAIGPELYPTATRGSGTGAAAAFGRIASIIAPLLVPILLDLGDTVMVFGVFAAAFVVAALAAFSLPERKGVALEDT; this is translated from the coding sequence ATGACGACCCGCACGGAGCGCCTCGACGGCCTGCCGTTCACTCGCAAGCACCGCAGACTGCTGTTCGGTTCGGGCATCGGCTGGGCGCTCGACGCGATGGACGTGGGGCTGATCTCCTTCGTCATGGCGGCGCTCGCCGTCCACTGGTCGCTCACGCCCACCGAGCTGTCGTGGATCGGGTCCATCGGCTTCGTCGGCATGGCCCTGGGCGCCGCGTTCGGCGGCCTGCTCGCGGACAAGATCGGACGCCGGCAGGTCTTCGCCGCGACGCTCCTGGTCTACGGTCTGGCCACCGGCGCGGCGGCCCTGTCGACCGGCGTGGCGATGCTCATCGTCCTGCGCTTCATCGTGGGGCTGGGCCTGGGCGCCGAACTGCCCGTGGCGTCGACGCTGGTCAGCGAGTTCGCACCACGACGGATCCGCGGCCGCGTGGTGGTGATCCTCGAGGGGTTCTGGGCGGTCGGCTGGATCATGGCCGCGCTCATCGGTTACTTCGTGGTGCCCGTCGGCGACGACGGCTGGCGCTGGGCGCTCGCGGTGGGCCTGGTCCCGGCCGCGTACGCGCTGGTCGTGCGCTTCGGTCTGCCCGAGTCGGTGCGCTACCTCGAGTCACGTGGCCGTGTCGACGAGGCCGAGCGGATCGTCCGCGACTACGAGGCCTCCGCGGGAATCGAGGCGCCGGGCGCCGCGGCCGGGGCCGCCGCGCCGGCGACCGCTCAGCCCGACGCCGGAGACGCTCCGCCGGCGACGGCTCAGCCCGACGCCGAGGCCGCATCCGCCCCGGCCTCCGAGGCGGGCGAGTCCATCTGGTCACCGCGCCTGCGCCGCCGCACCGCCGCGCTGTGGATCGTGTGGTTCGGGATCAACTTCTCCTACTACGGCGCCTTCATCTGGCTGCCCAGCCTGCTCGTCTCGCAGGGCTTCGACCTGGTCAGATCGTTCGGCTATACGCTCATCATCACGCTGGCCCAGCTGCCGGGCTACGCGGTGGCCGCCTGGCTCATCGAGGTGTGGGGGCGGCGGGTCACGCTCGCGGTGTTCCTCGTCGGCTCGGCGGTCGCGGCCGGACTGTTCGGCCTGGCGGACTCCCCGGCCACGATCATCGCCGCAGGCATGGCGCTGTCGTTCTTCAACCTCGGCGCGTGGGGCGCCCTCTACGCGATCGGCCCGGAGCTCTACCCGACCGCCACCCGCGGGTCCGGCACCGGCGCGGCGGCGGCGTTCGGGCGGATCGCCTCCATCATCGCGCCGCTGCTCGTGCCGATCTTGCTCGATCTCGGTGACACGGTGATGGTCTTCGGCGTGTTCGCGGCGGCCTTCGTCGTCGCCGCCCTGGCCGCCTTCAGTCTCCCCGAGCGCAAGGGCGTCGCGCTCGAGGACACCTGA
- the thiE gene encoding thiamine phosphate synthase — MSDARPDHAVGEAQPDRGAGVDWRLYLVTDPHLGGGRDAVPGIAYEAVLGGVGVVQVRDKEGDDDEFATHAVAVAEAVARACTETGRVVPVFVNDRLDVARELGLHLHVGQRDMPFARARAAMPDDLMVGLSIESDPQLAAALAGPGPVPDVIGVSPVWATATKTDTAAALGPEGADRLARAAHAHGSVRGGVRAVGIGGITPTTAAQLAATELDGICVVSAIMAAPDPRAAAAELLERWEAGKSLPPEREPA, encoded by the coding sequence GTGAGCGACGCGCGGCCCGACCACGCCGTGGGCGAGGCTCAGCCCGACCGCGGCGCCGGCGTCGACTGGCGGCTCTACCTGGTCACCGATCCGCACCTCGGCGGCGGGCGCGACGCCGTGCCGGGGATCGCGTACGAGGCGGTGCTCGGCGGGGTGGGCGTGGTCCAGGTCCGGGACAAGGAGGGCGACGACGACGAGTTCGCCACTCATGCCGTCGCCGTCGCCGAGGCCGTCGCGAGGGCCTGCACCGAGACGGGCCGGGTCGTCCCGGTGTTCGTCAACGACAGGCTGGACGTCGCGCGCGAGCTGGGGCTGCACCTGCACGTCGGGCAGCGGGACATGCCGTTCGCCCGGGCCCGCGCGGCGATGCCGGACGACCTGATGGTGGGGCTGTCGATCGAGTCGGACCCCCAACTCGCCGCCGCGCTGGCGGGCCCGGGGCCGGTGCCGGACGTGATCGGGGTGAGCCCGGTGTGGGCCACGGCGACAAAGACCGATACCGCCGCCGCGCTCGGGCCGGAAGGGGCGGACCGTCTCGCCCGTGCCGCGCACGCTCACGGCTCGGTCCGCGGCGGTGTCCGCGCAGTCGGGATCGGCGGGATCACGCCGACGACCGCCGCGCAGCTGGCGGCCACCGAGCTGGACGGGATCTGTGTGGTCTCGGCGATCATGGCCGCCCCGGATCCGCGGGCCGCCGCGGCGGAGCTGCTCGAGCGATGGGAGGCCGGGAAATCACTCCCGCCCGAACGTGAGCCCGCGTAG
- the thiM gene encoding hydroxyethylthiazole kinase — protein MPTAADRPDAGTAADRPDAGPDASPAESPVDVARLVSLMRETGPLVHCLTNSVVRQITADVLLASGAAPAMVDHPDEAGDFAAIASGVLVNVGNPTAEQVEGMHAAIASAREAGTPWVLDPVAVGGLVLRTRLSTEWLESGPAAIRANASETIALAGTGAGGRGVDSTEEVAAAAPAARDLSARSGAVVAVTGPRDLVVTHHDGLERATWVESGHPLLQKVIGTGCALGALTAAYLGAARAAGADDHDAVVAAHAHAGAAGTVAGRTSAGPGSFAVAWLDALYTLTPEDIAGLVTVTTE, from the coding sequence ATGCCCACCGCCGCTGACCGCCCCGACGCCGGCACCGCCGCTGATCGCCCCGACGCCGGCCCCGATGCCAGCCCTGCCGAAAGCCCCGTCGACGTCGCCCGCCTGGTGTCCCTGATGCGCGAGACGGGCCCGCTCGTGCACTGCCTGACCAACTCTGTGGTCCGTCAGATCACCGCCGACGTGCTGCTCGCCTCGGGCGCGGCGCCCGCGATGGTCGATCACCCGGACGAGGCCGGCGACTTCGCCGCGATCGCCTCGGGCGTGCTCGTCAACGTCGGCAACCCGACCGCCGAGCAGGTCGAGGGAATGCACGCCGCGATCGCCTCGGCCCGCGAGGCCGGGACCCCGTGGGTGTTGGACCCGGTCGCGGTGGGCGGACTCGTGCTGCGGACACGCCTGTCCACCGAGTGGTTGGAGTCGGGGCCGGCCGCGATCCGGGCCAACGCCTCCGAGACCATCGCGCTCGCCGGCACGGGGGCGGGCGGCCGGGGCGTGGACTCGACCGAGGAGGTGGCCGCCGCCGCGCCCGCCGCCCGGGATCTCTCCGCGCGGTCCGGTGCGGTGGTGGCGGTGACGGGGCCGCGGGACCTCGTCGTCACACATCACGACGGCCTCGAGCGCGCCACCTGGGTCGAGTCGGGCCACCCGTTGCTGCAGAAGGTCATCGGCACGGGGTGCGCCCTGGGCGCGCTCACCGCGGCCTACCTCGGTGCGGCGCGCGCGGCCGGTGCCGACGACCACGACGCGGTGGTCGCCGCCCACGCCCACGCCGGGGCAGCGGGGACGGTCGCCGGCCGCACGTCCGCGGGGCCCGGCAGCTTCGCGGTGGCGTGGCTCGACGCGCTCTACACGCTCACCCCCGAGGACATCGCGGGCCTGGTCACGGTGACGACGGAGTGA
- a CDS encoding sigma-70 family RNA polymerase sigma factor, whose protein sequence is MTTGVLAGTGSSTGEQAAAPGAILPDRAALERIRGRLLGIGYRITGTWADAEDAADEALARLVTLDPADAPRNTEAWLTTVATRLCLDRLRRRKREDYIGAWLPEPVDTALLPAELAEQRDQLRIAVLLAYEQLGADERAAFVLREAYELPYAEIAEALHAAVPTVRQWVSRARHRLQTDLRPPEPAPDELIARLVEAVMSGDLEQTIAVLTSDARALSDGGGKVNAARRDIVGARKCAYFLVKAMELAEGAVAPVEVNGEVALAVASRGVLRVVQVGVVDGRVDRLYFHSNPDKLTRLAVPEGFAAGG, encoded by the coding sequence ATGACCACGGGCGTCCTCGCCGGAACCGGTTCGTCGACCGGCGAGCAGGCCGCCGCGCCCGGCGCGATCCTGCCCGACCGGGCAGCGCTCGAGCGGATCCGCGGACGGCTGCTCGGGATCGGCTACCGCATCACCGGCACCTGGGCTGACGCCGAGGACGCCGCCGACGAGGCCCTCGCCCGACTCGTGACACTCGACCCGGCGGACGCGCCCCGCAACACCGAGGCGTGGCTGACCACCGTCGCGACCCGCCTGTGCCTGGACCGCCTCCGGCGACGGAAGCGCGAGGACTACATCGGGGCCTGGCTGCCCGAACCCGTCGACACCGCGCTGCTGCCGGCCGAGCTGGCCGAACAGCGAGACCAGCTGCGGATCGCGGTCCTGCTGGCGTACGAGCAGCTCGGGGCCGACGAGCGCGCGGCGTTCGTCCTGCGTGAGGCCTACGAACTGCCCTACGCGGAGATAGCCGAGGCGCTGCACGCCGCCGTGCCCACCGTGCGGCAGTGGGTCAGCCGCGCCCGACACAGGTTGCAGACCGACCTGCGGCCGCCCGAGCCCGCGCCGGATGAGCTGATCGCCAGGCTCGTGGAGGCGGTGATGTCCGGCGACCTCGAGCAGACGATCGCCGTGCTCACGTCGGACGCGCGGGCCCTGTCGGACGGAGGCGGCAAGGTCAACGCGGCCCGACGCGACATCGTCGGGGCCCGCAAGTGTGCGTACTTCCTGGTCAAGGCCATGGAGCTCGCCGAGGGTGCGGTCGCACCGGTCGAGGTCAACGGTGAGGTCGCACTGGCCGTGGCGTCGCGCGGGGTCCTGCGCGTGGTGCAGGTCGGAGTGGTGGACGGCCGCGTGGACCGCCTGTACTTCCACAGCAACCCGGACAAGCTCACGCGCCTGGCCGTTCCCGAGGGATTCGCGGCGGGCGGCTGA
- a CDS encoding potassium channel family protein has protein sequence MADRTRRQSPVLIVGLGRFGISLATQLVDQGREVLAVERDHGLVQRYADALTHVVEADATDIEALQQLGAQDFSTAVVGVGTSIESSVLVAVNLVDLGINQVWAKAINQAHGKILTRIGCHHVVFPEHDAGVRVAHLVANQMMDFIEFDESFAIVKMRPPRDVIGHSIDYCHPRRRHKVNIVGIKAPGGPFRFAQPETIIGADDVIIVSGHVRDLERFADYSEQKR, from the coding sequence TTGGCTGATCGCACCCGTCGCCAGTCTCCAGTCCTCATCGTCGGACTGGGCAGGTTCGGCATCTCCCTGGCCACCCAACTCGTCGACCAGGGGCGCGAGGTCCTCGCCGTCGAACGCGACCACGGACTCGTACAGAGGTACGCGGACGCCCTGACCCACGTCGTCGAGGCGGACGCCACGGACATCGAGGCGCTACAACAGCTCGGCGCCCAGGACTTCTCCACCGCCGTCGTGGGAGTCGGCACGTCGATCGAGTCGTCCGTGCTGGTCGCGGTGAACCTCGTCGACCTCGGTATCAACCAGGTCTGGGCCAAGGCGATCAATCAGGCTCACGGGAAGATCCTCACCCGTATCGGCTGCCACCACGTCGTGTTCCCCGAACACGACGCCGGGGTCCGGGTCGCCCACCTCGTGGCCAATCAGATGATGGACTTCATCGAGTTCGACGAGAGCTTCGCCATCGTCAAGATGCGCCCACCGAGGGACGTCATCGGCCACTCGATCGACTACTGCCATCCCCGCAGACGGCACAAGGTCAACATCGTCGGCATCAAGGCCCCGGGCGGTCCGTTCCGGTTCGCACAGCCGGAAACCATCATCGGCGCAGACGACGTCATCATCGTCTCCGGACACGTTCGCGACCTCGAACGCTTCGCCGACTATTCCGAACAGAAGCGGTGA
- a CDS encoding carboxymuconolactone decarboxylase family protein, with protein MSTSQSRNDQRKQVSGGAMTSMLALEAYTRARVSREDSHLIRLRVSAVNGCRYCAAMHRRDARRDDWSADKIAAVEDWTAHADEFEVDEQAVLRFADAVTRIDGEESVPDEVWNEVARYRGESGAGQVLMDIVTINAWNRIAIATRKDPGSLRGLIPSDLEPMSAR; from the coding sequence ATGAGCACATCACAGAGCAGGAACGACCAGCGCAAACAGGTCAGCGGAGGCGCCATGACGTCGATGCTGGCGCTCGAGGCCTACACCCGGGCCCGGGTCTCACGGGAGGACAGTCACCTCATCCGCCTGCGCGTCTCGGCGGTCAACGGCTGCCGATACTGCGCGGCCATGCACCGCCGGGACGCGCGCAGAGACGACTGGAGCGCCGACAAGATCGCGGCCGTCGAGGACTGGACCGCCCATGCCGACGAGTTCGAGGTGGACGAGCAGGCCGTGTTGCGGTTCGCCGACGCCGTCACCCGCATCGACGGCGAGGAGTCGGTCCCCGACGAGGTGTGGAACGAGGTGGCGCGCTACCGCGGTGAGAGCGGGGCTGGACAGGTGCTGATGGACATCGTCACCATCAACGCATGGAACCGCATAGCGATCGCCACCCGCAAGGACCCGGGGTCGCTTCGCGGGCTGATCCCGAGCGACCTCGAGCCGATGAGTGCGCGATGA
- a CDS encoding VOC family protein, whose product MNKRTPLEITSIEFPSTSMPATAEFLESVCGWSPTVYGTSFTSLMGGGVDVGIQGDIDEQSPAPLLVIRVADLDEARQRVEEAGGVVTFGPIDFPGGCRFHFREPGGNELAMWVAR is encoded by the coding sequence GTGAACAAGAGGACGCCGCTCGAGATCACCTCAATCGAGTTCCCCAGCACCTCCATGCCCGCGACCGCCGAGTTCCTGGAGTCCGTGTGCGGCTGGTCGCCCACGGTCTACGGGACCTCGTTCACCAGCCTGATGGGAGGCGGCGTGGACGTGGGCATCCAGGGCGACATCGACGAACAGTCCCCCGCCCCGCTGCTCGTCATCCGCGTGGCCGACCTCGACGAGGCACGTCAGCGGGTCGAGGAGGCCGGCGGCGTGGTGACGTTCGGGCCGATCGACTTCCCCGGTGGCTGCCGCTTCCACTTCCGCGAGCCGGGCGGCAACGAGCTGGCCATGTGGGTGGCCCGCTAG
- a CDS encoding TrkH family potassium uptake protein, with protein sequence MVSTIPGVLSSGARTVRAVTYSSPARSALLAFAAAIAVFTVLLMMPWASASDDPAHLHDAVFTATSAVSVTGLTTVDTATHWSPAGQVVILAGIQVGGLGIVTISSLLALSVTRQFGVRTRLLAQTGMSAGGLGEVRSLITTIVVSSALVELVIALVLAPRLIAHQGSFGDGLWHAVFYAVSAFNNAGFVLNPEGLAPVAEDPVVFWALICAVFLGSLGFPVLLVLWKHQWHLGRWNLHTRLTVEVSVLLMLIGALGFAALEWSNGATLGGDSVADKFQQSVFASVMMRSGGFAVIDPVDTRASTMLITDALMFVGGGSASTAGGVKVTTLAVIFLAFLAEARGREDTTAHGRALPTSSIRVAVSVAGMGLTLVAVSALTLMILTGEDLGRPLFESISAFATCGLSSGLSAELEPAGVYVLSGLMFAGRVGIITFATALTMRAQRTRYRLPLERPIIG encoded by the coding sequence ATGGTCTCGACGATCCCGGGCGTCCTGTCCTCGGGCGCACGGACAGTCCGCGCGGTCACGTACAGCTCACCGGCGCGCTCGGCGCTGCTGGCGTTCGCCGCGGCGATCGCGGTCTTCACGGTGCTGCTGATGATGCCGTGGGCCAGCGCCTCCGACGACCCGGCGCACCTGCACGACGCGGTCTTCACCGCCACCTCCGCGGTGTCCGTGACCGGCCTGACGACGGTGGACACCGCGACGCACTGGTCCCCGGCGGGCCAGGTGGTGATCCTCGCGGGCATCCAGGTCGGCGGTCTGGGGATCGTGACCATCTCGTCTCTGCTGGCACTGTCGGTCACCAGGCAGTTCGGCGTCCGCACGCGGCTCCTCGCGCAGACGGGGATGTCAGCGGGTGGGCTGGGGGAGGTCCGATCGCTTATCACGACGATCGTCGTGTCCTCCGCTCTGGTGGAACTGGTCATCGCACTGGTCCTCGCCCCCCGCCTCATCGCCCACCAGGGGTCGTTCGGGGACGGGCTCTGGCACGCCGTCTTCTATGCGGTCTCCGCGTTCAACAACGCCGGCTTCGTCCTCAACCCCGAGGGTCTGGCACCGGTGGCAGAAGATCCGGTCGTGTTCTGGGCGCTCATCTGCGCCGTGTTCCTGGGCAGCCTCGGCTTTCCCGTTCTCCTGGTGCTGTGGAAGCACCAGTGGCATCTCGGGCGCTGGAACCTTCACACGCGACTCACGGTCGAGGTCAGTGTGCTCCTGATGCTCATCGGAGCTCTGGGGTTCGCCGCGTTGGAGTGGAGCAACGGTGCCACCCTCGGCGGCGACAGTGTGGCCGACAAGTTCCAGCAGTCGGTGTTCGCCTCGGTGATGATGCGGTCCGGAGGATTCGCCGTCATCGATCCCGTCGACACCAGGGCGTCGACCATGCTCATCACCGACGCGTTGATGTTCGTCGGTGGCGGTTCGGCGTCGACCGCCGGCGGCGTCAAGGTCACCACCCTTGCTGTGATCTTCCTGGCGTTCCTCGCTGAAGCCCGCGGTCGGGAGGACACCACCGCCCACGGGCGGGCACTGCCCACCTCCTCGATCCGGGTCGCCGTCTCCGTGGCCGGGATGGGCCTCACCCTGGTAGCCGTGTCCGCCCTGACCTTGATGATCCTCACCGGCGAGGACCTGGGGCGGCCTCTGTTCGAGTCCATCTCCGCCTTCGCCACCTGCGGGCTGAGTTCAGGTCTCAGCGCTGAACTCGAGCCGGCGGGGGTGTACGTTCTGTCCGGGCTGATGTTCGCCGGCCGAGTCGGCATCATCACCTTCGCCACCGCGCTGACCATGCGAGCCCAGCGGACCCGGTACCGCCTACCTTTAGAGAGGCCGATCATTGGCTGA